The Xenopus tropicalis strain Nigerian chromosome 7, UCB_Xtro_10.0, whole genome shotgun sequence genome includes a region encoding these proteins:
- the LOC116412150 gene encoding olfactory receptor 1019-like, with the protein MVSESKENVSGFIIQGFSDTPELHISLFVLFLGIYLIILLGNLIVFLVISCNPHLHTPMYIFLLNLSLIDISSTSNVLPNLLHILLTQQNNISFLGCMTQMYVFVTLAASEFFLLTAMAYDRYVAICDPLHYIARMSRKHCAGLITAAFTVGFVEPVGHLVLVPKLSYCASRLINHFFCDVTPLLKLSCSSTFSVELLIYIEGTLVVFSSFLPTLISYIFIISAILKIQSSEGRQKAFSTCASHLACVITLYGTVICLYLRPTTSYNIKRDKYFSLLYIALGPLLNPLIYTLKNREFKSSFKKITFIYFR; encoded by the coding sequence ATGGTCtcagaaagtaaagaaaatgtctcaggattcatcatccaagggttctctgatactcctgagcttcatatctctctttttgtgctattccttggcatctatctcatcattctgctgggaaatctcatcgtattcttagtcatttcatgcaatcctcacttacacacccccatgtacatattcttgctgaacctttcactcatagacatttcttccacctcaaatgttttacctaatttgctgcatattcttctcactcaacaaaataacatttcattcttggggtgtatgactcaaatgtatgtttttgtgaccttggctgccagtgaattctttctcctgacggccatggcatatgatcgttatgttgccatctgtgatccccttcattacattgcccgaatgagcaggaaacactgtgctgggcttataactgcagcattcactgttggtttTGTTGAACCTGTCGGCCATCTTGTTCTTGtacctaaactatcatattgtgcttcccgtcttattaaccattttttctgtgatgtcacaccattgctaaaactttcctgcagcagcacttttagtgtggaacttttaatttacattgaagggacTTTGGTGGTTTTCAGTTCCTTCCTCCCTACTCtgatctcatacatatttatcatctctgctatcctgaaaatacaatcctcagaggggagacaaaaagccttttctacctgtgcttctcacctggcctgtgtgataaccctttatgggacagttatttgcctgtatttgagacccaccacaagttataatataaaaagagacaagtatttctcactgctgtacattgccctgggccctctgctaaatcctcttatttacacactgaaaaatagagaatttaaaTCTTCTTTTAAAAagattacttttatttattttagataa